A segment of the Salvelinus namaycush isolate Seneca chromosome 3, SaNama_1.0, whole genome shotgun sequence genome:
GCTGCGGCTGGTCCAGTCAGCCTGGAGCGCTGAAGAACAGAACCTGGAGGACTATGTGAAGAACGGACACCTATTCTTTAGAGCCCTCAGGACGATCCAGAAGGAAGAGGAGCGGTTGGTGTGGTACGGGAAAGACCTGGCCAAGCTTCTTCTCCTAAACCCACTGCAGATACAAAGCAAAGGTATGTCTACATACTCTATgaatgtgttattacatagtaaTAAAATATGATGTATTACATTATAGATACACATTGTTCATATAAATGTTCATGATTTTAATACTGACTGCAATTATACATAAATAAGGACATCAAACTATATTTATTCATTACATTTGTACAATTTAAACAGTATTGGCAAAGGTTTATGTCAAGCAATATTGGCAGAATAAAGTGATATTAATCCATATCCATCTCTATAACCAGGTACGGGTCCGTACACATGTGCCAACTGTAACCAATGCTTTGAGACTGAGTTCCCCTTTCTGGAACATCAGAGATTCCTCTGCCCACAGAGACGACCAAACAGCCACAGCACCAGACCTGGTCAAGGCAACACCGACCATGTGAAACCTGACTCCTTCCTGTTCCTGCCTTCAAACAGAGCCGTCCAGAAACAAGTAAACAGGATAGCAAACCTGCAACAGACTTCCATAACTTAGCCCGGGATATGGAGAATATTAAGACAGGGTCTTCCAGCACCAGGGACTCTGAGACTAGAGTTTCCCTCCAAGGGAAACACAcagaggtagaggaggacaggTGTAGTGAGCCACAGCATCGAGTGATAAAGCAGGATCCACTGGAGACAGGATACTGTACTTTGACCATGAAAAGACAACCCAGCCCAGTCTCCTGTCACCTGTCCAGTAACATCAACAAGAACAACATCACCAAAGACAGAGCAACCCAACTATACTTACAACAAGGTTCTGGGCCTGAAGACCTCAGATCTTCATCCAGCCTAAGGAACCAGAGCATTCAGCCCGGTAGTGGCCTAGTAGAGCCTCAGAGAGACCCAAAGAAAACAAAGACAGAAACACTACGGTCTCCATCTCACTCAGAGGAGTTGTCTTCTTTCACTGACTCTGCTACTGTCACCTCTGCCTTCAGCCAGGTCTCTGTCTCTGAGAACAGGAGGAGTGCCTTCTCCCAGCCCCCACGCTCTGTTTCCTTTCCCCAGACTACCCCCCTGCTTGGGAGGGCTAAAACCTCAATCACTCCCTTTACTACTGATCTCCACCGACCGGTGCTGGTCCAGGGTGTTTTGAAACAGAGGCACCCTCTATACAGCCCAGCAGCTCTCTGGACCAGGACCACAGGCAAATCCCCCCTCCAGGTCCAGATTTCCCTATCCCCGGTGCTCCTGTCCCCATCCGTCTCACGGCTCTCGCCCCTCTGCCTGACGGCTCAGAACTGGTGTGCCAAATGCAACGCCTCCTTCCGCCTGACCTCAGACTTGGTGCAGCAATATGAGGTCCCACCACAAGAGGGCGGTGGACGCCACAGAGTCAGGGTATGGGGTGAAACAACAGCAGCGCAGGGCGAGAGACGAGAGGCTCAAGTCTTGCATCTACAACGAGGTCTTCAGACAACGCCATCACCTTGCGGGACACTTGACCTCTCACACATGAGTTCAGTTCAATTATTTCTTATCATTGGTAAGATCTTGATATTTTAATGTTTGATGTGTCATCATATTGATGAAGATACTAATTGGAGAACTAATAAAACACAAACTATTATGTTAATTATTATAATGTAAATTATCAATGCGATTACATTTTATAGTTACATTTTTTCGCTGAATTCTGTAAAATGTGTCATTTTTGAAtgccatatatttttatattcttTTACATCAAATGCTTGTTTTCCACACAAATTACAACAGTTTAGGTGTTATGACTTGATTGTAAGGTCAGTTGCGAACACTAGATGGTGCCAGAGAGCTATTTACAGGGACAGAAAAAAACTCGCTTCaatttttctattttattttgaaAGAAAAATATACCTATTATTTCATAAGAACTTCATGTAGAGTACCCTGATAAGTAACACATTGGGGGGGAGCAAACAATAAAATATACACGATACAAAACCAAATAGTAAAAAAAGATGAgaatacataaaaataaaatattttataaaatatatCTGTAAGGTAAACAAACACATATGATGatacaaaaacatttaaaaacagaGTTAACTATTCACAGGCTATTGGGTCATATTCGTATACCTTTCACCAAAGATGAGATGAGAATATTTTTATGTTCAGCACAAATATTTAAGTAATTTATGACATATACAAATCACACAATTTACTAAGAACAAAAACGTAAAAGAAAAATAGATGACATTTTAAGAACACTGAGCAAGCCAACCAGCAACAAGCTCATGCCACTTCAGAAATACTACTTCAGAAAAGCTTAGAAAATCATCAGTAACCATTTCGACCCATTGGTATAAAAAATAACTGTCATACTGTGTGGGTAGACATGTTACAAATGAATCATCTGTAAAAGAACTAATACTGTGTGGGTAGACAAGTTACAAATGAATCATCTGTTAATGTACAGTGCGAGAGGCAAGATTTTCAGTTCTCCAGCCATAGAAGGAGGCATCCTTAATCTGAGTGCTTGAAAAGGGTTATTTTCCCCATCCTTTGTGAAAATGTTAATCTTCCAGACCCTGTCAACCGTGAGCCTCTTGTTGCGAGGATCGCCCAGTGTCCCACTCATGACCGTCACTCACCGATGCTCTCTATGCAGTAGGGATGTCCTGAAACACAGGACACATAACACAATGgtattatttaaataaacactgTGCCGTGTATGAGTGCAAAACCTTGAGTGAAGTTGACATTAAGTTAGTAAAGTGAACTAAAGTAAAGTTACACACCTGAGAGACCTCCGACTGTCTTTTTCCAGGTGGTTCTCTGGACCCTCGGTCTCATAGGAGGCCAAGTGCAGCTCATCCTCGGTGAAGACAGGTGTAGTGACCAGGTATTGGAGgatcttcctgtctctctcaaaGGGACACATCACCTGACGCCACACCAGGAACTCACTGACCTGCTTCGCCAGGTCCCACAGTTTCTATAGAGAAACAGGAAATGAACAATATTGACAACAATGCCCTTTTGCCCACTACTAAAAGCGTAGTAGAAGATGAGTATTGTCATTATCAATAACCCCAACAATAATGCATCCCGTACATTTCAGTAAGACTCACCTCAAAGTTCACATGACCGTTGGGTAGTCGGCTGGCACATCCCTCATTGAGGAAGTAGATGTCCTTGATGAGAAGGCTGAAGAATGGAATGACTATCTTCTCCTGGTTGCTGTGGGCTGTAATAGACCTCTGGGTGGCTCCTCGCAGGGCAGTACGGTAGTTGCTGAAGTTACTGGACGGGTCCATTTGGTGCTCCAGTATGTCAAATTTGTCTGTGTTGACTTTGTTCCAGGTCTTCTTCAGTCGGGACACAGGACTCATGTTCATTCCGGCTATGGGGAGAAGAGACCAGGGTTTggaattccatttaaattcagtgaattcaggaagtaaactgaaattccaattctaaGCATACTATTGCAGAATATAGAAATCCTTCTAGAGCCCTGTATTGTAACTTACTGATGATGGCCATGAGTGAGTTGAAGTTGCCGATGTTATAGCATTCTCTAGCCACGTCTATGAAGAACTCCAAGGCCCGGGCTCTATGCTTCTTCTTTACAGGCTGGAAGGAAGAAAAACACAAAACCATGGGAACAGAGTCAGAAAGAAAGGATGACAGAAAGAGAATGGTtgtggggagagagacagagatagagagagctaaagagcgagagcaagagacagaAAGTAAGTAAGAAAGACAGAGAGCACTCACCATGCAAATTTCAGTAGCCACCAGGTAGCTGAGTCTGTTAAACCAAGCTACATAGGCCTCCAGGTTAGTAGTCTTGCGTTTTCGGAAGAAACTCTGAGGGGGAAAGAAAGTTCATGGTTACTTTTCAACTTATTATCTAGCTGAATTACAACATTGAACTGCTGTTGGAGCAATCCAGTGAATTCTGTTTATTTTCTTGTAAAATTAATGTGGTCTAGAGTTGTTTCTCTGTCAGTTCTTGGCTACTTGTTGTGATGTACTCTGTTGATGATTGTTAACAGGCTAACACAATGATAGTCAGCCACAACCCATTCAATAACCTCCCCCTAATGACTGACATATGGTCTCTTATGTAACCAGTGGAAGGTAGTGGACAATGTTATGTACACGGTAGTGGACAATGTTATGTACACGGTAGTGGACCAGGCCTACTTTATGGTTGTCATGGGGATCTTTCACACCAAAGGCTTGGATGAACTCCTCTGGTCCAATAAAACTCAGTCTGTCCTGGAATTGGAAAAATCATAAGGTATAAACTCAATATTCTTACATTCACGTTACTTGATGGATCAAGTTTATGTATAAGAGAAACTTTAAGTTAACAATAACTTCTATTTCAAACAGAAATGCCATTCAGTTTCAACTTCTCTGAACACCACATGTCTAGAAGGTACATATACAATATAATCTCTCCTCACCAGTTCAATGTGTGTGAGCTGCTGGGCTAGTATAAAGGCATTATCACAGACACTGAGGACATCATTGCGCTGTCCGTTCTGCTGCTTGGCCTTCAGAGCGGTGGGTCTCTCTGCTGCGGAGGCGTTGAGCGTGGCGATCGCCTCCTCATACTGACCCAGAGCCGCCAATCTCCGGATCAACCGCTGAGTCATCTGCTGCATGGCCCGCCATGAGTACTGATATAAAACAACATCAAATGAGTACTGATATAAAACAACATCAAGAGATATGAGTACTGATATAAAACAACATCAAGAGATATGAGTACTGATATAAAACAACATCAATAGATATGAGTACTGATATAAAACAACATCAAGAGATATGGGTACTGATATAAAACAACATCAAGAGATATAAGTACTGATATAAAACAACATCAAGAGATATAAGTACTGATATAAAACAACATCAAGAGATATAAGTACTGATATAAAACAACATCAAGAGATATAAGTACTGATATAAAACAACATCAAGAGATATAAGTACTGATATAAAACAACATCAAGAGATATGAGTACTGATATAAAACAACATCAAATGAGTACTGATATAAAACAACATCAAGAGATATGAGTACTGATATAAAACAACATagagagagaaatcaaatcaaatgttattagtcacatgcgccgaatacaactgttgtagaccttacagtgaaatgcttacttacgagcccctaaccaacaatgcagtttcaataaaatatggataagaataagagataaaagtaacaagtaattaaagagcagcagtaaaaaaataacaatatatactggggggtgctggtacagagtcaatgtgcgggggcaccagttagttgtggtagtatgtacatgtaggtagagttaatctACCTACACTCAGTGGCCAGCTTATTAGTTACACCCCCCAGATCGTGAAAAtggtttgctcctacagacagtaagtcacatggccgtggcttgctatataaagcaggcagacaggcatcaaggcattcagttactgttcgattgaatgttaAAATGGGCAAAACGACTGACCTAAGCGGCTTTGAGGTTCTAGTATCTCAGAAACAGCCGGcttcctgggcttttcacacacaaAAGTGTCTActgtttaccgagaatggtgcaacaaacaaaaaacatccagtcagcggcagtcctgtgggtgaaaacagctcatTGATGAGAAGTCTaaagagaatggcaagaatcatgcaagctaacaggcctgccacaaacaggcaaataacggtgcagtacaacagtggtgtgcagaatagAATCTTGGAAcacacaactcgtcggtccttaTCACAGATGGGATATTGCAgaagacgaccacaccgggttccactcctatcagctaaaaacaagaagaagcggctccagtgggcacgcaatcaccaacactggacaattgaggagtggaaaaacatagCCTGGTCCAATGAATCCCGGtccctgttgcgtcatgctgatggcagagtcagaatttggcgtaagcagcatgagtccttggccccatcctgcctggtatcaacggtacaggctggtggcggtggtgtaatggtgtggggaatgttttccggGCACACGTTACggcccttgataccaattgagcaacgtttgaACGCCACCCCTTATAGAATCCATGCcccaaataattcaggctgttttggaggcaaaggggggtctgacccagtactagatgggtgtacctaataaactgccCATTGAGAATGTACTTTATACACATTCTGATATAACAACGTAAAGAGGAGCTCAATTTATGTACTGAACACAACGGAAAGAGAATATGAAATTTAATATATGTACCGTATATTTCTACATAGTCTAGTTCAGCACAAACAACAGGAAGGAAAATCAATATCTATAGATATATCATATActtacagatgtaagatcttaatttgattaccctgttgcaggacatttaaaacttgtagtgtatttgaggttttaaaaggcttctgaagtttgtaatttccactttgaaatttcagacttgattttcccgtgtgaaaaatgtatcaacccctacaaaaatgtccattaattatccacataataatttacatttcctgttgttgcaggattattttcctgctgtagcaaacaggCTCCAATtacgatcctacatctgtacatcaATGTATACTTGTATAGCCACAAGAGAGAGAAATCAATATCCAGGtatatatttatttgtgctgATATAATGACGAGGGCACTGAGTTCATTATCTGGCTCTGGAATTTGTGAACTTGTTATGGGTGTGTATTCTCACCTCCTATgctacaaatgtaggatcttaatttgatcactcttttgttgctgacaattttcctgcacagcaggaaattaAACTTGTAGtctattcaaggtttaaaaaggcttctaaagtttgtaatttccacttaataTCAGACTTGACTtaccctaacgaaaaatgtataaaactctacaaaaaatgtccattaaaaatccacataataattcacatttcctgttgctgcaggataattttcctgctgtagcaaacgggctcaaattaagatctgacATCTGTATCTATACTGATATAACACATGGAACCCAtggaacacacagaacacatatAATGACATACAGTAACACATGAgtgacacatacagtaccagtcaaaagtttggacacacctactcattcaagggtttttctttatttttcctattttctacattgtagaataatagtgaagacatcaaaactatgaaataacacatatggaatcatgtagtaaccaaaaaagtattaaacaaatcaaaatatattttattggtgtcaccagcaaagtacccccacaccatcacacctcctcctccattcttcatggtggaaccacacatgcagagatcatccgttcacctactctgcgtctcacaaagacatggcggttggaaccaaaaatctcaaatttggactcatcagaccaaaggacatatttccaccggtctaatgtccattgctcgtgtttcttggcccaagcaagtctctttttcttatttttttatttcacctttatttaaccaggtaggccagttgagaacaagttctcatttacaactgcgacctggcagtTGTAAATTATTggcgtcctttagtagtggtttctttgcagcaattcgaccatgaaggcctgattcacatagtctccactgaacagttgatgttgagatgtgtctgttacttgaactccgtgaagcatttatttgggctgcaatttctgaggtgcagttaactaatgaacttatcctctgcaacagaggtaactctgggtcttcctttcctgtggcggtcctcatgagagccagtttcatcatagcgcctgatggtttttgtgactgactgaccttcatctcttaaagtaatgatggactgtcaattctctttgcttatttgagctgttggtcttttaccaaatagggctatcttcaaTAAACCAcccctgtataccacccctaccttaatgctcaaaagcattaagaaggaaagaaattccacaaattatttaataattaattgaaatgcattccaggtgactacctcatgaagctggttgagagaatgccaagagtatgcaa
Coding sequences within it:
- the LOC120044919 gene encoding ras-GEF domain-containing family member 1B-B-like, producing MPPTTPYAGKFSTSTYNNNIHLHKYHQPMEVSYGDMCYHDNSLVSGSLEALIQHLVPTVDYYPDRSYVFTFLLSSRLFFHPYELMSRLCHLCVEQHRSGDLLLDKIRIRDVAPKIVQLLTEWTETFPYDFRDERMMLCLKEMSHHLARGDEYSWRAMQQMTQRLIRRLAALGQYEEAIATLNASAAERPTALKAKQQNGQRNDVLSVCDNAFILAQQLTHIELDRLSFIGPEEFIQAFGVKDPHDNHKSFFRKRKTTNLEAYVAWFNRLSYLVATEICMPVKKKHRARALEFFIDVARECYNIGNFNSLMAIITGMNMSPVSRLKKTWNKVNTDKFDILEHQMDPSSNFSNYRTALRGATQRSITAHSNQEKIVIPFFSLLIKDIYFLNEGCASRLPNGHVNFEKLWDLAKQVSEFLVWRQVMCPFERDRKILQYLVTTPVFTEDELHLASYETEGPENHLEKDSRRSLRTSLLHREHR